A window of Pseudomonas denitrificans (nom. rej.) genomic DNA:
CGAACGCCGCCGACTTCGAAGCAGGCAAGAACTACACCGAGCTGAACCAGGCCGTCCCGGTCTCCCAGCCCGGCAAGATCGAGGTGGTGGAGCTGTTCTGGTACGGCTGCCCGCACTGCTACGCGTTCGAACCGACCATCAACCCGTGGGTCGAGAAGCTGCCGGCCGACGTTCATTTCGTGCGCATTCCGGCCATGTTCGGCGGCCTGTGGAACATCCACGGCCAGCTGTTCCTGACCCTGGAGTCCATGGGCGTGGAGAAGAAGGTGCACCACTCGATCTTCGAGAAGCTGCACAACAACCCGAAAGCCCTGACCACCCCGGAAGAAATGGCTGACTTCGTCGCCGAACAGGGCGTGGACAAGGACAAGTTCCTGAGCACCTACAACTCCTTTGCCATCAAGGGCCAGATCGAGAAGGCCAAGAAACTGGCGATGGCCTACCAGATCAGCGGCGTGCCGACCCTGGTGGTCAATGGCAAGTACCGCTTCGACATCGGCTCGGCCGGTGGCCCGGACGAGGCGCTGCAGCTGGCTGACCAGCTGATCGCCAAGGAACGCGCCGACGCCAAGGCCGCTCAGTAAGGTCCGACGACGATG
This region includes:
- a CDS encoding thiol:disulfide interchange protein DsbA/DsbL; the protein is MRNLIFTAALAFAGLFAVNANAADFEAGKNYTELNQAVPVSQPGKIEVVELFWYGCPHCYAFEPTINPWVEKLPADVHFVRIPAMFGGLWNIHGQLFLTLESMGVEKKVHHSIFEKLHNNPKALTTPEEMADFVAEQGVDKDKFLSTYNSFAIKGQIEKAKKLAMAYQISGVPTLVVNGKYRFDIGSAGGPDEALQLADQLIAKERADAKAAQ